One window of the Bacillota bacterium genome contains the following:
- the folE gene encoding GTP cyclohydrolase I FolE, which produces MVDEQKIEEAVKMILEAIGEDLEREGLRETPKRVARMYKEVFSGLSQDPCDILHKFFVTDNHEEMVLIKDISFYSMCEHHLLPFYGKAHIAYIPADGRIIGLSKLVKLIEVFARRPQLQERLTSQVADVAMEKLAPKGVVVVVEAEHLCMTIRGVKKPGSITVTSAVRGLFRHSPVSREEAFTLIKG; this is translated from the coding sequence ATGGTAGACGAGCAGAAGATAGAAGAAGCAGTAAAAATGATACTGGAGGCGATAGGCGAGGACCTTGAACGGGAAGGGCTCCGTGAAACGCCAAAGCGAGTGGCCAGGATGTACAAGGAGGTTTTTAGCGGATTGAGCCAGGATCCATGCGACATCCTGCATAAATTTTTCGTTACCGACAACCATGAAGAGATGGTTCTGATCAAAGATATCTCTTTCTATTCCATGTGCGAACACCATCTTCTCCCTTTTTATGGCAAGGCACATATCGCTTACATTCCTGCCGATGGGCGCATCATCGGTCTGAGCAAATTGGTCAAATTGATCGAAGTATTTGCCCGCCGCCCGCAGTTGCAGGAGAGGCTTACCAGCCAGGTTGCCGATGTAGCCATGGAAAAATTGGCCCCGAAGGGGGTAGTTGTCGTGGTGGAAGCCGAACACCTTTGCATGACCATACGCGGGGTAAAGAAACCCGGTTCAATAACAGTCACTTCGGCAGTAAGGGGACTCTTCCGCCACAGTCCCGTTTCCAGGGAAGAAGCTTTTACCCTGATAAAAGGATAA
- a CDS encoding 2-keto-4-methylthiobutyrate aminotransferase, whose protein sequence is MQTCCFLNGDIVPIGEAQISIFDRGIFYGDGLFETMRVYGGIPFLLDRHVERLERGADLLGLKMPGKKDNIFRAVEKVIDTNSLHEGVLRLTLTRGFSRRGLWPLESGPSTFFITSHAGIPYAPEQYRRGFRGALIGFPLNEYSPLAGLKTLNRLDHVLGRKEATGRGCDEGIFLNQKRYLAEGTVSNLFLVKGKEVYTPPAEAGILPGITRALAIKLAEKKIKIHEQNISPLFLKEADEAFLTNSLLQVMPLIAIEGKPVGTGKPGPVTADFQHLYREYLEKYLDGSR, encoded by the coding sequence TTGCAAACTTGCTGTTTTTTGAACGGTGATATTGTACCCATCGGGGAAGCGCAGATTTCCATATTTGACCGGGGCATATTCTACGGGGATGGCCTTTTTGAAACGATGAGGGTGTACGGGGGTATTCCCTTTCTTCTGGACAGGCATGTTGAAAGGCTTGAGCGGGGCGCTGACCTGCTTGGCCTGAAAATGCCTGGTAAAAAGGACAACATATTTCGGGCGGTGGAGAAGGTCATAGACACCAACTCCCTGCATGAAGGGGTATTGCGCCTGACCCTTACCAGGGGCTTTTCCCGGCGCGGGCTCTGGCCCCTGGAATCTGGCCCATCAACTTTTTTCATCACATCGCATGCCGGGATTCCATACGCGCCGGAACAGTACCGGAGGGGTTTTCGCGGGGCATTGATCGGTTTTCCCCTGAACGAGTACTCGCCGCTCGCAGGCCTCAAAACATTGAACCGCCTCGATCATGTGTTGGGAAGAAAGGAAGCGACAGGCAGGGGTTGCGATGAAGGCATCTTCTTGAACCAGAAACGTTATCTGGCCGAAGGGACGGTGAGCAATCTTTTCCTGGTCAAGGGCAAAGAGGTGTACACTCCACCTGCAGAAGCCGGTATCCTGCCGGGAATAACTCGTGCCCTGGCTATCAAACTGGCCGAAAAAAAAATCAAAATACATGAACAAAATATTTCCCCGCTTTTTCTGAAAGAAGCCGATGAAGCTTTTTTGACGAATTCCCTGCTACAGGTCATGCCCCTGATTGCGATCGAGGGAAAACCGGTTGGTACGGGTAAACCCGGCCCGGTGACGGCAGATTTCCAGCATCTCTACCGGGAGTATCTGGAAAAATATCTTGACGGCTCGCGGTGA
- a CDS encoding sodium:proton antiporter — translation MKDYIAKTIFRYVLVFVMMYGFYVIFHGHLSPGGGFAGGTVLGLGVLLFFLIFGPTWRKRLGNIPLDVAVVLITIGSLMEGIKYLLPAHKGPVGEVGTLFSVGIISVVNLGIGLLVASTIISIYYLLSGED, via the coding sequence TTGAAAGATTACATTGCCAAAACAATATTTCGTTATGTGCTTGTATTTGTGATGATGTACGGGTTCTATGTAATTTTCCACGGCCATCTTTCCCCGGGCGGGGGTTTTGCAGGTGGCACGGTTCTGGGCCTCGGGGTTCTTCTGTTTTTCCTCATTTTCGGTCCGACATGGAGGAAGCGTCTGGGTAATATCCCCCTCGATGTCGCTGTTGTTCTGATCACTATAGGAAGCCTCATGGAAGGCATCAAGTATCTGTTGCCTGCGCACAAGGGCCCGGTCGGAGAGGTGGGCACTCTATTCAGTGTCGGTATCATCTCCGTGGTGAACCTGGGAATCGGGCTGCTGGTGGCCAGCACCATCATCAGCATATATTATCTGTTATCCGGGGAGGATTAG
- the folP gene encoding dihydropteroate synthase, with protein sequence MTSILQLGPYDLPLGERTLIMGILNVTPDSFSDGGLFHQFDKAIAQALRMAEEGADIIDIGGESTRPGYMPISLEEELNRVIPIIRTLKKEIDLPLSIDTYKAEIATAALHEGVHMVNDIWGLKADRKMAGIVATAGVPVCLMHNRREPVYRDFIPDIISDLQESVDLALAAGIEKSKIIVDPGIGFGKNLDQNLEAMHHLHELKSLGFPVLLGSSRKSMIGKTLNLPVEDRLEGTAATIAYGIAAGVDIVRVHDVREMGRVVRMTDAIVRRQKG encoded by the coding sequence ATGACCTCTATTTTACAACTGGGACCATACGATCTCCCCCTGGGGGAAAGAACATTGATCATGGGAATCCTCAATGTCACCCCCGATTCTTTTTCAGACGGGGGCCTCTTCCACCAATTTGATAAAGCTATTGCCCAGGCGCTGCGTATGGCCGAAGAGGGAGCGGATATAATCGATATAGGGGGGGAATCAACCCGTCCCGGATATATGCCCATCTCCCTGGAAGAGGAGCTAAACAGGGTTATCCCCATCATCCGCACCCTCAAAAAAGAAATCGATCTTCCCCTTTCCATAGACACCTACAAGGCAGAAATTGCAACCGCGGCCCTGCATGAAGGTGTCCATATGGTCAACGATATCTGGGGGTTGAAGGCTGATCGTAAAATGGCCGGGATTGTTGCCACAGCAGGGGTTCCCGTCTGCCTGATGCATAATCGGAGAGAACCTGTTTATCGCGATTTCATCCCCGACATCATCTCGGACTTGCAAGAGAGTGTCGATCTGGCATTGGCTGCCGGGATAGAAAAGAGTAAAATTATTGTCGACCCGGGTATCGGATTCGGGAAAAACCTTGATCAGAATCTGGAAGCCATGCATCATCTGCATGAGTTGAAATCACTGGGGTTTCCGGTGTTGCTTGGTTCTTCAAGAAAATCCATGATCGGCAAAACACTGAATCTGCCCGTGGAGGACCGCCTGGAAGGAACTGCTGCTACAATAGCTTATGGAATCGCTGCCGGAGTGGATATTGTCAGGGTTCATGATGTCAGGGAAATGGGGCGTGTAGTCAGAATGACCGACGCGATCGTGAGGCGTCAGAAAGGCTGA
- the folK gene encoding 2-amino-4-hydroxy-6-hydroxymethyldihydropteridine diphosphokinase: MTTVYIGLGSNLKDRLDFLNRAVEEMDRLQNTEMSKLSSVYETDPVGGPLQGRYLNAVCAITTSLSPISLLNATKKIEYDLGRRRKGHWEARFIDIDILVFPGVVMRTTTLTLPHPLLDKRWFVLVPLVEIAPDLVPPGYSRNVTALLHDLGPPEGIDRYEGEKPWGKYSHLMAGNNQNP; encoded by the coding sequence ATGACCACGGTTTACATCGGTCTGGGATCGAATCTCAAGGACAGGCTTGACTTTCTCAATCGTGCCGTCGAGGAAATGGACCGGCTTCAAAACACCGAAATGTCGAAACTTTCCTCTGTCTACGAAACTGATCCGGTCGGCGGCCCGTTACAGGGCAGGTACCTCAATGCGGTATGCGCGATCACAACATCTCTGTCGCCCATCTCCCTGTTGAACGCCACCAAAAAAATAGAATATGACCTTGGACGCAGACGGAAAGGCCACTGGGAAGCACGTTTTATCGATATCGATATCCTTGTTTTCCCGGGTGTTGTGATGCGGACAACGACACTCACGCTCCCCCATCCCTTGCTGGACAAGCGCTGGTTTGTCCTTGTTCCCCTGGTTGAGATTGCTCCGGATCTTGTCCCGCCGGGCTACTCCAGGAACGTGACCGCTCTTCTGCACGATCTTGGCCCCCCGGAAGGCATTGATCGGTATGAAGGGGAAAAACCCTGGGGCAAGTACAGCCATCTCATGGCCGGGAATAACCAAAACCCGTAG
- a CDS encoding type III pantothenate kinase: MLLAIDVGNSYIMLGVFENNKMQICWRMATKHERTEDELGIMIKNLFLHSNLEWKAVTGIAISSVVPPLMHTLEKMSQKYFELYPLVVGPGVKTGLNILMDDPREVGADRVVNAVAAYTLYGGPTIIVDFGTATTFCVINEKGDYLGGAIAPGIGISTEALFTKAAKLPRVELAKPKRVIGKNTISSMQSGIIYGLVGQVDGIVRRICRELSSKPFVVATGGYAEFLASESETIEEVNYNLTLEGLKIIYNRQKERNYSAKS, translated from the coding sequence ATGTTGCTGGCCATCGATGTGGGCAATTCGTATATCATGCTGGGGGTCTTCGAAAACAACAAGATGCAAATCTGTTGGCGGATGGCGACAAAACATGAGCGCACCGAGGATGAACTCGGCATCATGATCAAAAACCTTTTTCTGCATAGCAACCTGGAGTGGAAAGCGGTTACGGGGATAGCCATTTCTTCCGTTGTGCCTCCCCTGATGCATACGCTGGAAAAGATGTCACAAAAATATTTCGAACTGTATCCCCTGGTTGTGGGCCCGGGAGTGAAGACCGGTTTGAATATTTTGATGGATGACCCCCGTGAAGTTGGGGCCGACAGGGTGGTCAATGCCGTGGCGGCTTATACCCTCTACGGGGGGCCAACGATTATTGTCGATTTCGGCACGGCCACAACTTTCTGTGTTATAAATGAAAAAGGAGATTATCTCGGTGGAGCCATAGCCCCGGGAATTGGAATCTCCACCGAAGCCCTCTTTACCAAAGCGGCCAAACTTCCCCGGGTAGAATTGGCCAAACCCAAACGGGTAATTGGCAAGAATACGATCAGCAGCATGCAGTCAGGAATTATTTATGGCCTGGTGGGCCAGGTAGATGGCATTGTACGGCGCATCTGCAGGGAACTATCTTCCAAACCATTTGTCGTGGCCACGGGGGGCTATGCGGAATTTCTGGCCAGTGAATCGGAAACCATCGAAGAGGTCAATTACAATCTAACCCTCGAAGGGTTGAAAATCATTTACAACCGGCAGAAGGAAAGAAATTATTCGGCCAAATCTTAA
- the folB gene encoding dihydroneopterin aldolase — translation MGKIRLNRLSFFAYHGVLPEEKERGQEFLVSVELDADLEGISRADDLGETIDYADISLLIEEIMLKERYDLIESVADRLAGELIKINKVNHVTVTVEKPRPPLPVLSGGVSATISRSR, via the coding sequence ATGGGAAAGATAAGATTGAATAGATTATCTTTTTTTGCTTACCATGGTGTTCTGCCGGAGGAGAAAGAACGCGGGCAGGAATTTCTGGTAAGCGTGGAATTGGATGCTGATCTGGAGGGAATCAGCCGGGCCGACGACCTCGGGGAAACGATAGATTATGCGGATATTTCCCTGTTGATCGAAGAGATCATGCTGAAAGAAAGATACGATCTGATCGAGTCAGTTGCGGACAGATTGGCCGGGGAACTGATCAAAATAAATAAAGTAAACCACGTTACCGTAACAGTGGAGAAACCACGGCCGCCACTGCCGGTTTTGAGCGGCGGGGTATCGGCAACCATCAGCCGTTCCAGATAA
- a CDS encoding cation:proton antiporter subunit C, giving the protein MVNYPYFISIIIFTVGLMIVLTQPNLIKKVFGLNIISNATFLFFISMGSIVGGEVPIVEVGAPADIVYINPLPSALVLTGIVVGFSTTSFAMALIAKLYTLYGTVYAPNFMKMR; this is encoded by the coding sequence ATGGTCAACTATCCCTATTTCATCTCCATAATAATATTTACGGTAGGGTTGATGATTGTATTGACCCAACCAAACCTGATCAAAAAAGTATTTGGTTTGAACATCATCAGCAATGCCACCTTTTTATTCTTTATCTCGATGGGCAGCATTGTCGGTGGGGAAGTACCCATCGTCGAAGTCGGTGCCCCCGCAGATATAGTTTATATCAATCCCCTTCCCTCCGCGCTGGTCCTGACGGGGATTGTGGTAGGGTTCAGCACGACATCTTTTGCCATGGCCTTGATTGCAAAACTTTACACGCTTTACGGCACTGTATATGCTCCAAATTTTATGAAGATGAGATGA
- the pabB gene encoding aminodeoxychorismate synthase component I — MMEPIVEVWPDTLPLDRLHGIFEGNPYAFLLESGGNQDALGRFSIMGGDPFLVFSSRGDRCAIRYAGGYNVFIEKNPFSCLGELLAGLSTLSRHEIPMVGGGAVGYLSYDMGRSLERLPRCIPDDTGIPECIMAFYDRGIVVDHHQHETYLFSTGQPFRDPPARLAHRDRRFRELQYRLKDTMRRQEAMPAVEIKGSGPCSNFSRKEYMDMVEKALGYIGRGEIYQVNLSQRFEARLESPPWALYRRLRSINPAPFASFLDFPEVNVVSSSPERFLKLDGLDLETRPIKGTRPRGKNVAEDLSLKRELLESEKDRAELAMIVDQERNDLCRVCRTGTVEVPSLATLEEYATVYHLVATVTGKIPQEKGIMEVLKGAFPGGSITGAPKIRSMEIIEELEPVRRGIYTGSIGYIDFAGKADLNIVIRTFVIKGQRAFFQVGGGIVADSSPEAEFLETLDKARALFAALGL; from the coding sequence ATGATGGAACCCATCGTTGAGGTCTGGCCAGACACCCTTCCATTGGATCGGCTCCACGGCATTTTTGAAGGCAACCCCTATGCCTTTTTGCTGGAAAGCGGCGGCAACCAGGATGCTCTGGGCCGTTTTTCCATCATGGGCGGGGATCCTTTTCTTGTTTTCAGTTCACGGGGCGACCGTTGTGCAATCCGTTACGCCGGGGGATACAACGTTTTCATTGAAAAAAATCCTTTCTCATGTCTGGGAGAATTGCTCGCTGGACTTTCTACTCTTTCCAGGCATGAAATACCGATGGTAGGTGGCGGGGCTGTGGGTTATCTTTCTTACGATATGGGGCGTTCCCTCGAAAGGCTACCGAGGTGTATTCCGGATGACACAGGGATACCCGAATGCATCATGGCCTTTTATGACCGTGGAATAGTCGTGGATCATCATCAACATGAAACCTATCTTTTTTCAACGGGGCAGCCGTTCCGGGATCCCCCGGCAAGGCTCGCTCATCGTGACCGGCGTTTCCGGGAATTGCAATACAGATTGAAGGATACGATGCGTCGACAGGAAGCAATGCCTGCTGTCGAGATAAAGGGAAGTGGCCCTTGCAGCAACTTTTCCCGGAAAGAATACATGGACATGGTGGAAAAAGCCCTCGGTTATATCGGACGCGGAGAGATCTACCAGGTCAACCTGTCCCAGCGTTTCGAAGCCCGGCTGGAGAGCCCCCCCTGGGCGCTTTATCGTCGGCTTCGGTCGATCAATCCTGCTCCTTTTGCTTCTTTCCTGGATTTTCCCGAAGTGAATGTTGTTTCATCCTCGCCGGAAAGGTTTCTCAAACTTGACGGGCTGGATCTGGAAACACGGCCCATCAAGGGGACACGTCCACGCGGGAAAAACGTGGCGGAAGACCTGTCATTGAAACGGGAGCTTCTGGAAAGTGAAAAAGACCGGGCAGAACTGGCCATGATCGTGGACCAGGAAAGGAATGATCTTTGCCGGGTGTGCCGGACAGGCACGGTGGAGGTTCCATCCCTGGCCACCCTGGAGGAATATGCCACGGTATATCATCTGGTGGCAACGGTAACGGGGAAAATCCCGCAAGAAAAAGGTATAATGGAAGTGTTGAAGGGGGCATTCCCGGGAGGATCAATCACCGGTGCGCCAAAAATAAGATCCATGGAAATCATAGAAGAACTGGAACCGGTCAGGCGCGGTATCTATACGGGTTCGATCGGGTACATTGACTTTGCCGGGAAAGCGGATTTGAATATTGTCATCCGTACATTTGTTATCAAGGGCCAACGAGCTTTTTTTCAGGTCGGGGGCGGCATCGTGGCTGATTCGTCTCCGGAAGCGGAGTTCCTGGAAACGCTGGACAAGGCCAGAGCGTTGTTTGCAGCGTTGGGCCTTTGA